The Panicum hallii strain FIL2 chromosome 9, PHallii_v3.1, whole genome shotgun sequence genome has a window encoding:
- the LOC112873204 gene encoding uncharacterized protein LOC112873204, giving the protein MAGQSDNLNLLGAFASPFALRVKLALSFKGLSYEYLEEKDLHNNKSELLLKSNPVHKKVPVLIHDGKPVCESMIIVQYLDEAFAGVGPSLLPSDPHERAVARFWAAYIDEKLFSSWMMVFRGKTDEEKAEGTRQSFAVAATLEGALRECSQGKAFFGGDSVGYVDVALGGFVAWVHAVEKLYGLKVFDAAKTPLLAAWLECFGALDAAKAVMPDIEKLVEFARMTRQAQAAAAAAAAAAQGAQLKALYAKLKMTGEGELKLLGMWASPFVLRARLALSFKGLRYEYVEEEIFGNKSELLLKSNPIHKKVPVLIHNGKPICESQIIVQYIDEVYGAAGPSLLPTDPYDRAVARFWAAYIDDKLFSSFMMMIMGKTEEEKAEGRKQLFAAAETLEGALKECSEGKPFFGGDNVGFVDTALGGFVAWVLARDRLSGLKHFDADKTPLLAAWLKRFSSLNETKAVMPDVEKLVELSKRRQAQADAAAAVVQGNRSG; this is encoded by the exons ATGGCCGGCCAAAGCGACAACCTGAATCTACTTGGCGCGTTCGCGAGCCCGTTCGCTCTGCGTGTGAAGCTTGCGCTCAGCTTCAAAGGCTTGAGCTACGAGTACCTCGAGGAGAAGGACCTCCACAACAACAAGAGCGAGCTCCTCCTCAAGTCCAACCCCGTGCACAAGAAGGTGCCCGTGCTCATCCACGACGGCAAGCCCGTGTGCGAGTCCATGATCATCGTTCAGTACCTCGACGAGGCGTTCGCCGGCGTCggcccctccctcctcccttccgACCCCCATGAACGCGCCGTTGCTCGTTTCTGGGCCGCCTACATTGACGAGAAG CTCTTCAGTTCGTGGATGATGGTGTTCAGAGGTAAGACGGACGAGGAGAAGGCGGAGGGGACGAGACAGTCGTTTGCCGTGGCGGCGACCCTGGAGGGAGCCCTGCGGGAGTGCTCCCAGGGGAAGGCCTTCTTCGGAGGCGACAGCGTCGGGTACGTCGACGTCGCGCTTGGAGGATTTGTCGCCTGGGTGCACGCCGTCGAGAAGCTGTATGGACTGAAGGTGTTCGACGCTGCCAAGACCCCGCTCTTGGCGGCGTGGCTCGAGTGCTTCGGCGCGCTGGATGCGGCCAAGGCGGTCATGCCGGACATTGAGAAGCTAGTCGAGTTCGCCAGGATGACGAGGCAAGCCCAAGCAGCTGCGGCCGCGGCTGCCGCCGCGGCGCAAG GAGCGCAG TTGAAAGCTCTGTACGCAAAGCTGAAAATGACCGGAGAAGGCGAGCTGAAGCTGCTCGGCATGTGGGCGAGCCCGTTCGTCCTGCGAGCGAGACTTGCGCTCAGCTTCAAAGGCCTGAGGTATGAGTACGTCGAGGAGGAGATCTTCGGAAACAAGAGCGAGCTCCTTCTCAAGTCCAACCCGATCCACAAGAAGGTACCCGTGCTCATACACAACGGGAAGCCCATCTGCGAGTCGCAGATCATCGTGCAGTACATCGACGAGGTCTATGGCGCTGCCGGCCCTTCCCTCCTCCCCACCGACCCCTACGACCGTGCTGTTGCTCGCTTTTGGGCTGCCTACATTGACGATAAG CTTTTCAGCTCGTTCATGATGATGATCATGGGCAAgacggaggaggagaaggcagAGGGGAGGAAGCAGTTGTTTGCCGCGGCAGAGACCTTGGAGGGAGCACTGAAGGAGTGCTCTGAGGGGAAACCCTTCTTCGGCGGCGACAACGTCGGCTTCGTCGACACAGCGCTGGGAGGCTTCGTCGCATGGGTGCTCGCGAGAGACAGGTTGTCTGGCTTGAAGCATTTTGACGCCGACAAGACCCCGCTCCTGGCGGCGTGGCTGAAGCGCTTCAGCTCACTGAACGAGACCAAGGCGGTCATGCCGGACGTGGAGAAGCTGGTCGAGCTCTCCAAGAGGAGGCAAGCCCAAGCTGATGCGGCTGCCGCCGTGGTGCAAGGTAATCGAAGTGGCTGA
- the LOC112873203 gene encoding uncharacterized protein LOC112873203, which produces MAGGDELTLLGFWGSPFVLRVRLALSFKGLSYQYVEEDLKNKSELLLRSNPVHKKVPVLIHNGKPICETQIILQYLDEVYGGNGPSLLPADPYDRARARFWAAYIDDKLLSSFLMTSKGKTDEERAEGRRQSSAAAEDLEEALKECSKGRPFFGGDSVGYLDVVLGGFVPWLRLIDRSTGSKQFDVGKTPLLAAWLEHFGSLDAAKAVMPDLERLVAASKMRQAYGVPSSEERDSAAALGATAKRHLRGDADLLVALGSPTGNGAIAPTTAGSRAGKQPWSRRRDDCGQAKSINLIAPRQPYYYPAIKLSLSHPQKGKSSPPPTIDQKEFENLGSGDLEAPAMAGGDDLKLLGMWASPFVLRVKLALCLKGLSYEYVEEDLGNKSELLLKSNPVHKAVPVLIHGGKPVCESSVILQYIDEAFAGAGPSLLPADPYDRAIARFWAAYIDDKMLAAWNQASRGKTEEEKAEGMKQSLATVETMEGALRDCGKGKPFFGGDSAGYVDVVLGGLLGWVRAHLELQGVNSFDPERTPLLAAWAECFWSLEAVEPVMPDVSRLVEFGKMLQARQAAAAAATGAAGN; this is translated from the exons ATGGCTGGAGGGGATGAGCTGACGCTGCTTGGCTTTTGGGGGAGCCCGTTCGTTCTGCGAGTGAGACTTGCTCTCAGCTTCAAGGGTCTGAGCTACCAGTACGTCGAGGAGGACCTGAAGAACAAGAGCGAGCTCCTCCTCAGGTCCAACCCGGTGCACAAGAAGGTGCCCGTGCTCATCCACAACGGCAAGCCCATCTGCGAGACCCAGATCATCCTGCAGTACCTCGACGAGGTTTATGGTGGCAACGgcccctccctcctccccgCTGACCCCTACGACCGTGCCAGGGCTCGCTTCTGGGCTGCTTACATCGACGACAAG CTGCTGAGCTCGTTTCTGATGACGAGCAAGGGGAAGACGGACGAGGAAAGGGCGGAGGGGAGGAGGCAATCGTCTGCCGCTGCGGAGGACCTCGAGGAGGCGCTGAAGGAGTGCTCCAAGGGGAGACCATTCTTCGGAGGTGATAGCGTCGGCTACCTCGACGTCGTGCTCGGAGGCTTCGTCCCATGGCTGCGCCTGATCGATCGCTCTACGGGCTCGAAGCAGTTCGATGTCGGCAAGACCCCGCTCCTGGCAGCGTGGCTGGAGCACTTCGGCTCGTTGGACGCGGCCAAAGCTGTCATGCCGGACTTGGAGAGGCTGGTTGCGGCCAGCAAGATGAGGCAGGCCTA TGGCGTGCCATC ATCGGAGGAACGCGactcggcggcggcgctcggtgCAACGGCGAAGCGCCATCTTCGCGGAGATGCGGACTTGCTCGTCGCTCTTGGCTCCCCGACGGGCAACGGCGCCATCGCGCCAACGACGGCGGGGAGCCGGGCAGGCAAGCAGCCGTGGTCGCGGCGGAGGGACGACTGCGGGCAGGCCAAAAGTATAAACTTGATCGCCCCCAGGCAACCATATTACTATCCAGCTATTAAATTG AGTCTTTCACATCCTCAAAAGGGAAAGAGTTCACCACCTCCAACCATTGATCAAAAAGAATTTGAG AATCTTGGCAGCGGAGACCTCGAGGCACCAGCAATGGCCGGAGGCGACGACCTGAAGCTGCTGGGCATGTGGGCGAGCCCGTTCGTGCTGCGGGTGAAGCTCGCGCTCTGCCTCAAGGGCCTGAGCTACGAGTACGTCGAGGAGGACCTCGGGAACAAGAGCGAGCTCCTCCTCAAGTCCAACCCCGTGCACAAGGCGGTGCCCGTGCTCATCCACGGCGGGAAGCCCGTCTGCGAGTCGTCGGTGATCCTGCAGTACATCGACGAGGccttcgccggcgccggcccgtCCCTCCTCCCCGCCGACCCCTACGACCGCGCCATCGCTCGCTTCTGGGCTGCCTACATCGACGACAAG ATGCTGGCCGCTTGGAACCAGGCGTCGAGGGGCAAgacggaggaggagaaggccgagGGAATGAAGCAGTCTCTCGCCACGGTGGAGACCATGGAGGGAGCCCTGAGGGACTGCGGCAAGGGGAAGCCATTCTTCGGCGGCGACAGCGCCGGGTACGTCGACGTCGTGCTCGGCGGCCTGCTCGGATGGGTGCGGGCACACCTGGAGCTCCAGGGCGTCAACTCCTTCGACCCCGAACGGACTCCGCTCCTGGCGGCGTGGGCGGAGTGCTTCTGGTCGCTGGAAGCCGTCGAGCCGGTCATGCCCGACGTGAGCAGGCTGGTCGAGTTCGGCAAGATGTTGCAGGCCCGtcaagcggcggcggccgccgccaccggtgCAGCCGGCAACTGA
- the LOC112875410 gene encoding glutathione S-transferase U17-like has translation MSEASAVRVIGLWASPFVIRVLIALKLKGVEYEFVEEVVGKKSELLLRSNPVHKKIPVLLHHGKPISESLVIVQYVDEAWSSAAPAILPADPYTRAIHRFWAQYIDDKLPPAIRTLKGTDDGDEEQAAGQLSAALQLVEAAFVELSQGKSYFGGDAVGYLDIALVSHVGWVKAVEKIAGVALLDEAKVPNLAAWAGRLCAHAAVADAIPDADKLVEFSVKYGSFSKPINSGAK, from the exons ATGTCAGAGGCGTCGGCCGTGCGTGTGATCGGCCTATGGGCGAGCCCGTTCGTGATCCGCGTCCTGATCGCGCTGAAGCTCAAGGGCGTCGAGTACGAGTtcgtggaggaggtggtgggcAAGAAGAGCGAGCTGCTGCTCAGGTCCAACCCCGTGCACAAGAAGATCCCCGTCCTCCTCCACCACGGCAAGcccatctccgagtccctcgtcATCGTCCAGTACGTCGACGAGGCATGGtcctccgccgcgccggccataCTCCCGGCCGACCCGTACACCCGCGCCATCCATCGGTTCTGGGCACAGTACATCGACGACAAG CTCCCTCCGGCGATCCGCACGCTCAAGGGAAcggacgacggcgacgaggagcaAGCGGCGGGGCAGCTGTCCGCCGCCTTGCAGCTGGTGGAGGCGGCCTTCGTGGAGCTCAGCCAGGGGAAGAGCTACTTCGGCGGCGACGCCGTCGGGTACCTGGACATCGCCCTGGTGTCGCACGTCGGGTGGGTGAAGGCGGTCGAGAAGATCGCCGGGGTCGCGCTCCTTGACGAAGCCAAGGTCCCGAACCTGGCGGCGTGGGCTGGCCGGCTCTGCGCGCACGCGGCGGTGGCGGACGCGATCCCTGACGCAGACAAGTTGGTGGAGTTCAGCGTCAAGTACGGGTCGTTTTCGAAGCCTATTAACAGTGGTGCCAAGTGA
- the LOC112875408 gene encoding probable glutathione S-transferase GSTU6 translates to MASSGEEQAAAVRVIGGWASHYAIRAYVALRLKGVEYESLQEVVGNKSELLLRSNPVHKKIPVLLHRGKPVAESMIILQYIDEVWASDGAPAILPADPYARAVERFWAQYVDDKIAPASVVLRGVTNGDKDEAAAQVSTALQHLEAAFGKCSQGRSYFGGDDIGFLDIILGSYLGWLKAVEMIAGVKILDGSKLPELTAWAERFCAHHAVRDVMPETDRLVQFNTYLIGVLKAKASGNNK, encoded by the exons ATGGCGTCGAGCGGCGaagagcaggcggcggcggtgcgcgtgATCGGCGGGTGGGCGAGCCACTACGCCATCCGCGCGTACGTGGCGCTGAGGCTCAAGGGCGTCGAGTACGAGTCCCTGCAGGAGGTGGTCGGCAACAAGAGCGAGCTGCTGCTCAGGTCCAACCCGGTGCACAAGAAGATCCCCGTGCTCCTCCACCGCGGCAAGCCCGTCGCCGAGTCCATGATCATACTCCAGTACATCGACGAGGTCTGGGCGTCCGACGGGGCGCCGGCCATCCTTCCGGCGGATCCGTACGCCCGTGCTGTCGAGCGGTTTTGGGCACAGTACGTGGATGATAAG ATTGCCCCTGCATCCGTAGTCTTGAGAGGAGTGACCAACGGAGACAAAGACGAAGCTGCAGCGCAGGTGTCTACTGCGCTACAGCATTTGGAGGCGGCCTTCGGGAAGTGCAGCCAAGGGAGGAGCTACTTTGGCGGCGACGACATCGGCTTCCTTGACATCATTCTCGGATCATACTTGGGCTGGCTCAAGGCAGTGGAGATGATCGCTGGAGTTAAGATCCTTGACGGGTCCAAGCTCCCCGAGCTGACAGCATGGGCGGAGCGATTCTGTGCTCACCACGCCGTCAGAGACGTCATGCCTGAAACGGACAGGCTCGTGCAGTTCAACACATACCTCATTGGTGTGTTGAAAGCTAAAGCTTCCGGTAACAATAAGTGA